A region of Selenomonadales bacterium 4137-cl DNA encodes the following proteins:
- a CDS encoding small basic family protein, translating into MILPVVGLIIGLLIGTFLPVSMPMEYAKYLSVALLASLDTVFGGLRAGLEGKFDNLVFMTGFFTNALLAAGLVYIGERIGIDLYYVALLAFGIRVFQNLAVIRHHFLRR; encoded by the coding sequence ATGATTTTACCTGTCGTTGGACTCATTATCGGGCTTTTAATTGGCACCTTTTTGCCCGTGAGTATGCCAATGGAGTATGCGAAATATTTGTCCGTGGCTTTGCTGGCTTCGCTGGACACGGTATTTGGCGGCTTACGAGCGGGGTTGGAAGGGAAATTTGATAATCTGGTTTTTATGACCGGTTTTTTCACCAATGCGCTCTTGGCTGCCGGCCTTGTCTATATCGGGGAACGGATTGGCATTGATTTGTACTATGTAGCCCTGTTGGCCTTTGGGATTAGAGTATTTCAGAACTTGGCGGTCATTCGACACCATTTCTTAAGACGTTGA
- a CDS encoding DUF881 domain-containing protein has translation MLQKQGHFSIALVCVVLGIMLAVQFRATQDIRSSPKYQRVEDLTQRVIQMEKERNALLDQIRDLRQSNAGGAASAELESVRMGAGLVPLRGAGVIVTVDDTKPAAPPRSNNPNLYLIKDEDLLKVLNELRAAGAEAISINGQRLIASSEVRSAGPYISINNTNFAAPFEIKAIGDPVTLENALKLRGGVIETLQFWGIRIEVKQSANVQIPAFKGTFRFNYAQPVQDGGK, from the coding sequence ATATTGCAAAAACAGGGACACTTCTCTATCGCCTTAGTCTGTGTTGTTTTAGGAATTATGCTGGCCGTACAGTTCCGCGCCACTCAGGACATCCGTTCCTCCCCAAAGTACCAGCGGGTTGAGGATCTTACGCAACGGGTAATTCAGATGGAAAAAGAGCGCAACGCTCTACTAGACCAGATACGCGACCTGCGTCAATCCAATGCTGGGGGTGCGGCGTCTGCGGAACTGGAATCTGTCAGGATGGGAGCCGGGCTTGTACCGCTGCGAGGCGCCGGCGTCATTGTCACGGTAGACGACACCAAGCCAGCCGCGCCGCCCCGAAGCAATAACCCCAATTTATACCTGATAAAAGATGAAGACCTCTTAAAAGTTCTCAACGAACTGCGGGCAGCCGGCGCAGAGGCCATATCCATCAACGGGCAGCGCCTCATAGCTTCTTCGGAAGTCCGCTCCGCCGGGCCTTATATATCCATTAACAATACGAATTTTGCCGCGCCGTTTGAAATCAAAGCTATCGGCGATCCGGTGACGTTGGAAAATGCGCTGAAACTTCGCGGCGGAGTAATAGAAACGCTGCAGTTCTGGGGTATCCGGATTGAAGTAAAGCAGTCTGCCAACGTGCAAATTCCCGCCTTTAAGGGCACTTTTCGCTTCAATTACGCCCAGCCTGTTCAGGACGGAGGGAAATAG
- a CDS encoding polysaccharide deacetylase family protein, with the protein MLDTPMRLTTLLAIATVLVLIALLLDYLHILRRPWRPALALAIATILVGTYLTLNAVLPTSSFYGPVIYQGSQSDKVVALTFDDGPNPPYTLQLLDILAKYDVKATFFFIGQNAENYPEAAKAIAQKGHLIGSHTYTHSDLLKLDEAQIAAEMAKSVEVIGNATGTRPKLLRPPHGFRDPLVLQLAKEQKLAIVQWSVMAEDWKKPGTEVIADRILGECFETPVYCGH; encoded by the coding sequence ATGCTGGATACGCCTATGCGATTAACCACTTTGCTGGCAATAGCCACCGTTCTGGTCCTCATCGCTCTGCTTTTGGACTATTTGCACATTCTCCGGCGGCCTTGGCGGCCGGCTCTGGCTTTGGCTATAGCGACCATCCTCGTAGGTACTTACCTTACCCTAAACGCCGTTTTGCCCACGAGTTCTTTTTACGGTCCGGTTATCTATCAGGGCTCACAGTCCGATAAAGTAGTAGCCTTAACCTTTGACGACGGCCCCAATCCGCCTTATACTTTGCAATTGCTGGATATCCTCGCTAAATATGACGTGAAGGCGACCTTCTTCTTTATCGGACAAAATGCAGAAAATTACCCTGAAGCAGCCAAAGCGATAGCCCAAAAAGGGCATTTGATAGGCAGCCATACTTATACCCACTCTGACCTCCTCAAGCTGGATGAAGCCCAGATCGCGGCGGAGATGGCCAAAAGCGTGGAAGTCATCGGAAATGCAACCGGGACGCGCCCTAAGCTTTTACGACCACCGCACGGCTTTCGTGATCCACTGGTCCTGCAGCTCGCCAAAGAGCAAAAACTGGCTATCGTACAGTGGTCGGTTATGGCCGAGGACTGGAAAAAACCCGGCACCGAAGTCATCGCCGACCGCATTCTAGGAGAGTGTTTCGAAACCCCTGTATACTGTGGCCATTGA